The Pararhizobium sp. IMCC21322 sequence GGCGGTCAGACCCTGTTGCCCACCATGAAACAGAGGCTGGCGGCACCGTCAGATGTCATTGATTTGCGGCACATTGCAGCACTGACGGGCATCGGTTCGACCGAAGAACAGCTCACCATAGGTGCGGCAGTAACCCATGCGGAAATGGCAGCGTCACAACAGGTGAAAGAGACACTCCCCGCACTGGCGGAACTTGCCGCCCACATCGGAGACCCGCATGTACGCCATATGGGCACATTGGGCGGATCGATTGCCAATAATGATCCGGCAGCGGACTATCCGGCAGCGACGCTGGCGCTGACTGCCACCATTCACACCAACAGCCGCACGATTGCTGCAGAAGACTTTTTCACCGGCCTGTTTGAAACCGCCCTTCAGGAAGGTGAATTGATCACAAAAGTAGATTTTAAAATCCCAGCGAAAGCCGCCTATGCCAAATTCGCAAACCCGGCTTCCCGCTACGCAATGGCCGGCGTGTTTATTGCGCGATATGCAGATGGCCAGGTCATTCTGGCTGTTACCGGTGCAGGTTCAGACGGGGTCTTTCGCCATCGGGACATGGAATCAGCTCTATCAGACAATTGGTCTGCAGATTCCCTGAACCATATGTCCGTCGATGAAAGCGATCTGCTATCAGACATTCACGGCTCTGCCGCTTACCGCGCCAATCTCGTCAAAGTCATGGCACAAAGAGCCTTGAAAACAATGCTTTGACTAAAATGCGATTGAATTGGTGTTGTATGAAAAGGCTGCACCGGGTTTCCACAGTCCTGGAAAAGAATGGGTAGCGAGAGTCGGATTGCTTTTTTTATTCACGATATTATTCAGTATATACCATCAAAATTTGCACGCATCCTCCCACCATGCTTCATACAATAGGCGGAGCGCGGTGATGAAGAACGTGCGAACGCGCTTGTTTGATCCAGGAAGTGTAGCCAGCGGTGCGGTTGAATGGGCTTTAATGCCGATTAAAGGCAGGCTACAAGCGACTCACGACCTGACAATGAGATTCGACATCGCCGACCAGATTTTATGTGATGTGATTGGACGGATTTAAGCTATGAAGAATTCCAGTTTCCTGCGTGTTCTGCTTCTCTCGGCTGCGATGGCATTTTATGCTGACGCCCGTCCCGCCAGCGCACAACAGGCCACCGACGATGTAGCGCCTGAATCAGGCACCTCAGCACCAGCAGAACCTCCGGTTGAGATCGATCTTGTCGGAGAAAGTGTGCGGGGGATCAGATCCAAAAACTGGATGATCGCCACCGCAAACCCGCTTGCCAGCGAAGCTGGTGGAGCCGTATTGCGCAACGGTGGCAACGCCATTGACGCCATGGTGGCAGTGCAATTGATGCTGGGTCTTGTGGAACCTCAATCATCTGGATTGGGTGGCGGCGCATTTCTGGTTTATTGGGATGCAACAAACGAACGATTGACCACCTTTGACGGTCGCGAGACAGCACCAAACGCCGCAACGCCAACCCTCTTCCATGATGAAAATGGCGAGCCGCTGAAGTTCTTTGATGCCGTCGTGGGCGGTCGTTCGGTTGGTGTGCCTGGCACACCTTTACTGTTGGAAGCCGTCCACGGTCGCTATGGCTCCATGCCCTGGGCAACCTTGTTCGACAGCGCGATCAATTTGGCAGATGGCGGTTTTGAGGTGTCCCCGAGGCTCGCCAGTTCCATCGCCAACGATCAGGACCGGCTCTCACGTTTCAAGGACACCAAAGCCTATTTCTTCCGGGAAGATGGCACACCGCTTCAGGCGGGCGACAAACGCGTAAATGCAGACTACGCAAACACATTGCGGATGCTGTCTCAACAAGGCACTGACGCATTTTACAAAGGTGATATTGCGCAGGAGATTGTCAAAACCGTACAATCCACTCCGGGAAATCCCGGTGTTTTGGCAATGGATGATCTGGCCGCTTATCGGATCAAGGAGCGCGCGCCAATCTGTGTGGACTATCGTGGATTCGATGTCTGCGGCATGGGCCCCCCGTCCTCGGGAGCGCTGACAGTCGGGCAGATTCTGGGAACCTTGCGCGCTTATGATCTGAAAGGGCTGGGTCCTAACAGTGCTCAGGCCTGGCGTCTTATTGGCGATGCCTCACGTCTGGCGTTCGCTGACCGTGGCCGCTACATGGCAGACAGCGACTTTGTACCCATGCCGACAAAAGGCCTGATTGCTGATGGATATCTCGCCAATCGCGGGGTTCTGATGCGCGAAAACCGGCTTGAAACAGTCACACCTGGCGAGCCGGAATTCGATCACGCGCTGTATCAGTCAGATGATGAATCCATAGAACTGCCCTCGACCAGCCATTTCGTCATACGTGACAAAGCTGGAAACGTCGTCTCCATGACAACGACCATTGAAAACGGCTTTGGATCACGTTTGATGACCGGCGGGTTCCTGCTGAATAACGAACTCACTGATTTTTCGTTTCGCAGCCATTCCAATGGCTACCCGATTGCAAATCGGGTTGAACCCGGCAAGCGACCACGGTCATCCATGGCACCGACCATCGTGATGCGGGATGGCCTGCCCTATATGGCCGTTGGAAGCCCTGGCGGAAGCCGCATCATCGGCTATGTCGCCAAGACTCTGATCGCTCATATCGACTGGGGCCTCAGCCTGCAATCTGCCATTAATATGCCTCATTTGATCAACCGCTTCGGGCCGTACGATCTGGAAGCTGGCACCCCGGCAGAAAACCTTGGCCCGGCATTGGAAGCGCTTGGCTACGAGGTCTCGGTGCGCGATTTGAATTCCGGACTACATGGCATTGTCATGGATGATGACAGGCTGACCGGCGGAGCAGACACGCGCCGCGAAGGCACAGTCATCGGGGAATAGGCTCATTTTTCAACGGTGGGCCTACCCGGTCGCACAGGTTTTCATTCGCGATATATGCAGGCACGACCATTCCAGCCTATCGGCTGACATGTTTGTGTGCGCAATCAAAACACAGGCTTGGCGAAACTCCGGAAAGCCCAATTTGGACTGTGTCGCGTTTTCCGGCAGTAGCCATCACTGTTTTTCCGCCGCTTTGTAATATCCATAGCTTTTGAGTATACCGATGTAACGTCCTGTCAGTGTCAGTTTCGGGGGAATGTGCATTGGATATTCGTCAAATCAGCTACTTTTTGCGCGTGGTGGAGGAAGGCAGTGTCACCCGAGCCGCCGAGAGGCTGAACATTGCGCAACCGACCCTTTCGAAGAGTATCAAATATCTTGAACATCAGCTGGGTGTGGAACTGTTTGAGCGGTTGCCTCGCGGCGTCAAACTGACCGTCTATGGCGAGAAGCTGCTGGATCATGCCCGGCATGTCGAAGTCCAGGTGGGAGCCGCCATAAAAGATCTCAGCGGGATCAAGTCCGGCAATGTCGGCAAAGTCCGCATCGGCGCAGGCCCGTCCTGGTTGCGACGGCTACTCCCGCAAGCCATTGCTGAGGTTCTCGACGAGCGACCGGACATAAATGTCAGCGTAACCGGTGGCTTCGATGAGGCGCTCCTGACCGATCTGTCAGCAGGAGATCTGGACTTCGTCATTGCAGAATTACCTCTTCGAGGACAAGAGCAGGACTTCTGCCTTGAGGCCCTCACAGAAGATCGCCTTTGCATTTGTGCACGCGCCGGCCATGCCTTGCAGCAGGAAAAAGATATTCCACTCGCTGCGCTTCAAAACCTGCAATGGGTTCTTCCTTCAGGCGCGACTTTAGCGCGGAAGAAACTGGATGCAATCATGCTATCGCACGGTTTGCAATTGCCCAAGCGTGTAACCGAATCGGATTCAATGAGCTTCATCCTGTCATTGGTGCGCGAGTCTGATGCCGTAACTTATACGATCACATCAGCGTTGGAATCCCAGGATGGGCAGGGCATCATCATTTTGGATGTGCCATCGGTGGAAGCCATTCGCAGAGCCGGGCTGATTTTCAGAAATCCGGTGCTTTTATCTCCAGCGGTCAGCTTCGTGGTGGAAACAGTCAGAAAAATTGCAGGCAACAACCCAAGAAACTGAAGCGATCCAACCGATGCTTTCAACAGCCTGTTGAACGAACAACCCTGCCCGGCTGCTTATGTCGCCGCTTGAAAAACCTCACGCATTTGACGCCTGAAAAACAGCGGACCGACCATCTGTGCCCGTAAGCCGCAAACAACTGACATAGCTCAAAGCTATGAATTCCTATAAAAAAATTATTTGTGGAATAGCAATTTGGGTGACCTTATGTCGTCACTCGACGCCTACAGTGCTGAGGAGGCACCCGTCGGGTTCAGAAAATCAGCACCCTAACGGGGAGGAGAACATAATGAATTTCCGACACAGGCCGGCCGGATTTACGCGTCGCGTGCTTATGGCAACAGCGATGTCAGCCCTTGCCATGGCGACCGTAGGTACAACCAGCGCTTCAGCACAAGAAGCACCGATCACCATCGTCATCAATCAGTCACCCTGGTTTCCCGGGTTCAAGGCGGTTGTTGATAAATATGTTGCAGAAACCGGAAACCCGGTCGAATTTGATGTGAACCCATTCGCAGGCAGCTTGGAAAAGCAGCGGACAGCGGTTCGTACTGATGAAAGTCCGTTCGACATACTCATCATGAACGCAGGTTTTTTTGTTGAGTTCTACACGGGTGGATTTATCGAGCCACTGACGAACATTGACAGCTCGTTTGAATTGAGCCCGGACATCTACACGTTCGACGACTCGCCCTATTGGGACTCTGAGACCAAACGTATTGACCGCGAAAACGGTGAGTTGCTCACAGTACCGATCAATCCATTCATTCCCATCCTTCACTACCGGTCAGATCTTTATGCAGAAAAAGGTCTGTCTGTTCCCACGACATGGGATGAACTATATGCCAATGCCGAAGCCCTCAACAATCCCCCGCAGATGTACGGCATCTCGCAACGCGGGCAACGTGGTGCTTTTGACGTAACTTTTGACGTCTTTCCATACATTCTAAGTCATGGTGGCGGCGTTTTCGCAAATCAGAAAGCTGGTGATTACACAATTACCATAAACAGTCCTGGCACACTGGCAGGTATGGAAACCTATCTGAAATTTGCAAATAATGTGGGTCATCCATCGACCGCAGGTCAGACCCAGACCAACGTCATTCAGAATATGTCGACGGGCCGGGCTGGTCACATTATGGGCGTGCCAGCCCCCGCACTGTTTGATGATCCTACAAAATCTGCCGTTGTCGGTGATGTTGGCTACGCGGCTCCCCCCGGAACCGCAGACTACCCATCCTCACCTGGATTGGGGCATTGGCTTGGCGGTGTTCCAAAGAACATTCCAGCCGACCGCAAGGCTGCAGCCGTCGCGTTCTTCAAATGGTTCCAGACAGATGAAGCTCAGCGCGCATATGCAGAAGCGGGTTCACCACCTGTCTCGAAATCGGTGATGACCTCGGAAATGGCCGACATGCCGGAATTCCGTTACATGAAGGCGCTTGCTGATGCACTGCCAACAGCGCAGTTGACCTTCATCATCCCGGAAGCATCTCAAATTCTGGCGATTACGGAATTGCGCTTCAATCAGGCGATTTCCGGAGAGCTGGAATTGAAAGAAGCGCTCAATATGGCTGCGGAAGAAATCAAAAAAGTGATGGACGCCGCTGGCTACGACGCTCCAGTCCTGGAAAACCTCAAGTAAACGCGTTCTCCCAAAGGAAGGAGTAAAATCACTCCTCCCAGAACCACTGCCCGGCTCAGGCCGGGCAGTGCCTTCCCTGAAAAAGTGAAAGCAGAGGCGCGATGTCATCCGATAAACTGTGGCGATATGTTACGCTAGCCCCCGCCGTCATACTTTTCCTGGCACTGACGATCATTCCCATGATCAATCTGCTGGCGCTGAGTTTCCATGAGGTTGAATGGGTTGATCGCACTGCAATTTGGGAATTTGTGGGTCTGCACAACTATCTCAAGCTTGCTGACGATACCCTTTTTCACGCTGGCATCCGGAACACGATTGTCTTCTCAGTCACGGCAGTCGCAATCCAGATGATACTGGGCCTCGGGCTGGCTCTTTTAACCACCCAGGTCACACGCGGTCGATTGCTTTACCGGACGATTTTCATTCTGCCAATTCTCGTTCCAGGCATCATTATCGGCGCAATCTGGAAGCTGTTATACAGCTTCGATTTTGGCGTCTTCAACCAAATTCTCATGGTGTTCGGGCTGACACCGCAGGACTGGCTCGGCAGTTCGGATCTCGCGCTTGCCTCGGTTATTGTCGTTGATATCTGGCACTGGACACCTTTCTGCTTCCTGCTGCTTCTCGCTGGTCTGGAAAGCTTGCCGGAGGATATCTACGAGGCCGCCAAAATTGACGGAGCGACGGCCTGGCAGACTCTGCGCAGCATCACTTTGCCGCTGATGATTCCGACGCTTGTTGTGACTTTTATCTTCCGCATGATCTTGGCCTTCAAGGTGTTTGACGAAATCTACCTTCTGACCGGCGGTGGGCCGGGCACATCGACAGAAGTGATAAGTTTTACGATCTACCGACGCTTCTTCACAGAGGATCAGGCTGGCTATGGATCGGCTGTATCCGTGGCCACTTTCACCGTCATTGCATTGCTCATTGCGATTGCGGCGCGCTTTGCCCGCAAAAGGGGGGAAGCAGCATGAAACTCCGGATTAATCAAAGCACGATTGTCAGCCATACCTTGCTGATCCTGTTCTCGATAATCGTATTGTTCCCCTTTCTTTGGATTATCTCGGCAAGCATAAAAACCCAGATTGATCTGCTGCTGGGAAAGTTCTTTTTTATTCCCAACCTTCAGGGATATGTCGACGTATTGTTCTCCGGAACGTCCGACTTCATTCGTAATTTCTCAAACTCATTGATTGTTGGATCGATCAGTACAGTGCTTGTGATGGTTGTTGCCACACTCGCTGCCTACTCACTGTACCGAATGCGATGGCCCACATGGGTCCTGCACTCTCTGCTTGGCTGGTCGGTCATATTCCACATGGTCCCACCCATCACGCTGGCAGGTGCCTGGTTCACAATGTTCAGAACAGTTGGCCTTGATAACACCCATCTTGGCATCATCCTGGCGCATACAACACTCAATCTCCCGATGGCTTTGTGGATGATGGGCGTGTTTGTCCGTGATGTTCCAAAAGAGATGATTGAGGCTGCGGAAATAGACGGTGCCAGGACACCTGAAATTCTATGGCATGTGATTATTCCAATTGTGCGGCCCGGATTGGCCGCAACCGGTATCCTCAGCTTTATTTTCAGTTGGAACGAGTTTGCTGTTGCCCTGACACTTACCCAGCGCAAGACAGCGACCGTTCCCCTCGGCATCGGGAAATATGCTCAGGAAAACACCATCGCATTTACAGAAATGGCGGCGGCCTCAACACTTTCAATCATTCCAGCAATCCTGCTTCTCTTGTTCGCGCAGCGCTTCATCGTCCGTGGACTGACCTCCGGCGCAGTAAAATAGGAACGGATCATGAAAACAGTTTTCGTCCTCTTCGACAGTCTCAACCGTCACCTCTTGTCGCCTTACGGCGGTACGCGGTTTCCCACACCCAACTTTGATCGGCTGGCCAAAAAATCCGTGACCTTCGACAAACACTATGTCGGCTCGTTGCCCTGCATGCCGGCGCGGCGTGATATGCTGACAGGGCGGCTGAATTTCTTGCATCGCAGCTGGGGTCCCATGGAACCGTTTGATAATGCGTTCCCCGAGATCATTTCCCGTGAGAGCGACACATACACGCATCTGATCACAGACCATTTTCACTATTGGGAAGATGGCGGCGCCACCTACCACAATCGCTACAACAGTTACGATTTTATCCGGGGTCAGGAAGGAGACCCATGGAAGGCTTTGGTGCAGCCACATTGGGAAAGGCTGCGCGAGAAATATCATGAGCACAATTTTTCGACCGACCGAGGCAGCTATAAAGCTCAGAACGTCATCAATCGTGAATTCATTCGTGAGGAAGCTGATTTCCCGTCTGTTCAGGTTTTTGACGCAGGTCTTGAGTTCATCGATCAGAATTGGCGCGATGATAATTGGTTTCTGCAGATTGAAACATTTGATCCTCACGAGCCGTTTCATGCACCCAGCAGATTCAAGGATCAGTTCAAGACCGACTATCAGGGCCCGGTTCTGGATTGGCCACGCTATGGCCGTGTCGATGAACTGCCTGAAGAATGCGAGGAATTACGTGCAAATTACTACGCAACTGTTGCGTTATGCGATGATTTGCTTGGGCGCCTGCTGGACGAATTTGATGCCAAAAACATGTGGGAGGACACCGCTCTCGTGGTGACAACCGATCATGGCTTTTTGCTCGGAGAACATGATTTCTGGGCAAAGAACAGAATGAATATCTATGAGGAAATCGCTCATATTCCTTTGTTTGTTCATGACCCAAGACGCTCGGCCAAAGATGGGTCCCGTTGCGGGAAAATCACGCAAACCGCTGATCTTGCGGCAACTTTCATCGACTTGAATGGCGCGTCAAAACCCAAGGAAATGCAAGCGAATTCGCTGCTGCCATTGATAGATGGCGAGGCATCGCAGCGCCATGCTGCGCTATACGGGTATTTTGGCGGTGCGGTGAACGTTACTGATGGCCGTTACACATATCATCGATATCCACCTGACTTAAGCAAGCAGACCCTCAATCAATACACATTGATGCCAACACACATTTTCGATTTTTTCTCCCCTGCAGAATTGGCAGACGCAAAACTGGAGCCGGCCCTGTCCTTCACCAAAGGCGCGCCATTATTGAAGGTGCCTGTTACAAACCGTTCGCCAATGTATGACGTTTACGGCCCTGGCGCTCTTCTTGAAAACACAACACGCCTTTATGATTTGGAGACAGATCCCGGCCAGCAAAACCCTCTGGACGATGACCAGCTTGAAGTACAGCTTGCAAATTTGATGTCACAACTCATGCACCAGGCAGACGCGCCTTCTGAGGCATTCGAGCGCCTCAGTCTGGACATGGTTCCAGATGCAGTTGGTGAGACGGTCGCGGAATGAACATGTCGACACCCAACCGGGCGATGTTTCCGCGCTCCCTGACCGGAGATCCTCGACAAGTTGCCTCGGTGCGCAGGGTTACACTTGATGACGGTGTTGAACGCGGCAACCGCGCATTGGTCTTTTCAACAGGTGGCGGCCTGGATTTTTGGATTCTGAGTGATCGCTCTTTGGATATTGGGCCGCTTTGGTTTCGCGGCATGCCGGTGGCCTGGCAACATCCAAGTGGTTATATGGCACCTGCGCTGCACCAGCGTCATGGCGATGAACAAACGGGGCTCGAACGCGCATTATCCGGGTTTTTGGTGACCTGCGGCGCAGAACACACCCGTCAGCCGGCTGACGGAAACGTTCTGCACGGAAATCTGCCACTCACCCCGGCAAGGGTCACCCAGTATGGAGAGAACTGGCAGCATGACAGCCCCATACTGTTTTGTGAGGGCGAAGTAACGATCGCCCATTTGGCAAAATCTTCATATCGCCTGATTCGAAGGATCGAGGCGCCCATCGGCGGCACCAGCTTGAAAATAAAGGATACATTCGAAAATATCGGTCTGGAAGCCTTCGAATTGTCCCTGCTCTACCATTTCAATTTTGGCTTCCCGGCGCTCGGCGATGCCACAACCATCGACGTAAATGGCGAAAACTGGTTGAGGAGGTCTCTACCAACGACATCCGGACCGGCTCTCGAACCGACTTTCGACTGCCGCCGTGTAGAAGAACACGGTGACATAAATGTCATTGTCAGACGTCCGCAGTCCGAACACTGGCCGGGGTTTCAAGCCAGGTTTGAGACAAGCGCACAACAGCTGCCATTCATGCAGATTTGGTCTGATCCAAGACCAAATCGAAACATCATTGCAGTTGAGCCCGCAAACAGCGAGCGCCGTGCCGATGGCACAAGCGGAACCGGTGCCACGCTTGAAACCGGCGGAACCTGGACAAACCAAATCGAGATCGAGTTTTCCGACCCTGCCTGATTCACCAAGGCATTCGGACCAAGTGGAGAACGAAGATGGCAAATGTGAGCCTGAAAAACGTTAGAAAATTGTTTGGATCGGTAACTGTAATCCCCGACATCTCTCTTGATATTAACGACGGAGAATTTGTCGTTCTGGTGGGACCGTCCGGATGTGGCAAGTCAACTCTGCTGCGCATGATTGCCGGGTTGGAGCCAATCTCGTCAGGGGAAGTTTCCATTGGAGGAAAGGTCGTGAATGACGCGCCTGCGCGGGACCGGGGTATTTCCATGGTCTTCCAATCCTATGCGCTTTACCCGCACATGACTTCCGAGGAGAACATGAATTTCTCACTGCGTCTGAAAGGCGAGCACAGTGACGGGCAGAAACAAAAGGTCGGGCGGGCATCAGATGTGCTGGGCCTGTCTAAACTACTTGATCGCTTTCCACGCCAATTGTCCGGCGGTCAGCGCCAACGGGTCGCAATGGGCAGAGCGATTGTGCGTGAGCCGGAGGTTTTCCTGTTTGATGAGCCATTGTCCAACCTCGATGCAACCCTGAGGGTGAAGATGCGAGCCGAAATCAAGGAACTGCATCAGCGGCTGGCAACCACCACCATTTACGTCACCCACGATCAGATTGAAGCCATGACATTGGCTGACAGGATTGTCGTCCTCAGGGACGGCCATATTGAACAAATCGGATCACCCTTGGAACTCTATGATAATCCGGTGAACCAGTTTGTCGGCTCCTTTCTTGGGTCCCCTGCGATGAACTTTCTTGACGCAAACAGGCAAGCCTCAGCAACCGACCCATTGCACTTTTCAGACGGCGACACCCTGATGGTCGACGATTTGAGCCATGTGGCACCAGGGCCCTTGCAGTTGGGCATCCGTCCAGAGAGCTTCTCGATCGTGTCCGAGCCCAGCGATCACAGCATTCATGCCGAGATTGTGGTTGTGGAGCCGACCGGCGCTCAAACGCAACTGGTCATGCGAAAGGGCGGAAATGAGCTCACCGCAACCTTTGGAGATCGGTTGAACGTCAAGCCGGGCGAGTCAATTCATCTGCAAGTCAATCAGAATCGTCTGCATATGTTTGATCACGCGACAGGCAGCAGGCTCTCCTGAAATAGTCTGGTATCTATTCACCTGCATTCAGCCTCTGCCGGTTCAGCTCTCTCCTGTCACACAGGAAAACAGACCGGCAGCCTTGCGCGCTCTGGCATCCACAGTTCTGGCAAGCCGTTGGTGCCCATCGCTGGGGCTGCGCGGATTGCGCGCCAGCGGATTTGGCAAGGCCGTCGCCAGAAGACTGGCTTCACGCATCGTCAAGCGCCCTGCGGTTTTGCCGAAATAACGCCGCGAAGCTGCTTCGGCGCCATATAGCCCCGG is a genomic window containing:
- a CDS encoding xanthine dehydrogenase family protein subunit M, yielding MFHLTYHRPTSVEDAIHFFTNSEDAQFLAGGQTLLPTMKQRLAAPSDVIDLRHIAALTGIGSTEEQLTIGAAVTHAEMAASQQVKETLPALAELAAHIGDPHVRHMGTLGGSIANNDPAADYPAATLALTATIHTNSRTIAAEDFFTGLFETALQEGELITKVDFKIPAKAAYAKFANPASRYAMAGVFIARYADGQVILAVTGAGSDGVFRHRDMESALSDNWSADSLNHMSVDESDLLSDIHGSAAYRANLVKVMAQRALKTML
- the ggt gene encoding gamma-glutamyltransferase, with product MKNSSFLRVLLLSAAMAFYADARPASAQQATDDVAPESGTSAPAEPPVEIDLVGESVRGIRSKNWMIATANPLASEAGGAVLRNGGNAIDAMVAVQLMLGLVEPQSSGLGGGAFLVYWDATNERLTTFDGRETAPNAATPTLFHDENGEPLKFFDAVVGGRSVGVPGTPLLLEAVHGRYGSMPWATLFDSAINLADGGFEVSPRLASSIANDQDRLSRFKDTKAYFFREDGTPLQAGDKRVNADYANTLRMLSQQGTDAFYKGDIAQEIVKTVQSTPGNPGVLAMDDLAAYRIKERAPICVDYRGFDVCGMGPPSSGALTVGQILGTLRAYDLKGLGPNSAQAWRLIGDASRLAFADRGRYMADSDFVPMPTKGLIADGYLANRGVLMRENRLETVTPGEPEFDHALYQSDDESIELPSTSHFVIRDKAGNVVSMTTTIENGFGSRLMTGGFLLNNELTDFSFRSHSNGYPIANRVEPGKRPRSSMAPTIVMRDGLPYMAVGSPGGSRIIGYVAKTLIAHIDWGLSLQSAINMPHLINRFGPYDLEAGTPAENLGPALEALGYEVSVRDLNSGLHGIVMDDDRLTGGADTRREGTVIGE
- a CDS encoding LysR family transcriptional regulator, which encodes MDIRQISYFLRVVEEGSVTRAAERLNIAQPTLSKSIKYLEHQLGVELFERLPRGVKLTVYGEKLLDHARHVEVQVGAAIKDLSGIKSGNVGKVRIGAGPSWLRRLLPQAIAEVLDERPDINVSVTGGFDEALLTDLSAGDLDFVIAELPLRGQEQDFCLEALTEDRLCICARAGHALQQEKDIPLAALQNLQWVLPSGATLARKKLDAIMLSHGLQLPKRVTESDSMSFILSLVRESDAVTYTITSALESQDGQGIIILDVPSVEAIRRAGLIFRNPVLLSPAVSFVVETVRKIAGNNPRN
- a CDS encoding ABC transporter substrate-binding protein → MNFRHRPAGFTRRVLMATAMSALAMATVGTTSASAQEAPITIVINQSPWFPGFKAVVDKYVAETGNPVEFDVNPFAGSLEKQRTAVRTDESPFDILIMNAGFFVEFYTGGFIEPLTNIDSSFELSPDIYTFDDSPYWDSETKRIDRENGELLTVPINPFIPILHYRSDLYAEKGLSVPTTWDELYANAEALNNPPQMYGISQRGQRGAFDVTFDVFPYILSHGGGVFANQKAGDYTITINSPGTLAGMETYLKFANNVGHPSTAGQTQTNVIQNMSTGRAGHIMGVPAPALFDDPTKSAVVGDVGYAAPPGTADYPSSPGLGHWLGGVPKNIPADRKAAAVAFFKWFQTDEAQRAYAEAGSPPVSKSVMTSEMADMPEFRYMKALADALPTAQLTFIIPEASQILAITELRFNQAISGELELKEALNMAAEEIKKVMDAAGYDAPVLENLK
- a CDS encoding carbohydrate ABC transporter permease, with translation MSSDKLWRYVTLAPAVILFLALTIIPMINLLALSFHEVEWVDRTAIWEFVGLHNYLKLADDTLFHAGIRNTIVFSVTAVAIQMILGLGLALLTTQVTRGRLLYRTIFILPILVPGIIIGAIWKLLYSFDFGVFNQILMVFGLTPQDWLGSSDLALASVIVVDIWHWTPFCFLLLLAGLESLPEDIYEAAKIDGATAWQTLRSITLPLMIPTLVVTFIFRMILAFKVFDEIYLLTGGGPGTSTEVISFTIYRRFFTEDQAGYGSAVSVATFTVIALLIAIAARFARKRGEAA
- a CDS encoding carbohydrate ABC transporter permease, whose protein sequence is MKLRINQSTIVSHTLLILFSIIVLFPFLWIISASIKTQIDLLLGKFFFIPNLQGYVDVLFSGTSDFIRNFSNSLIVGSISTVLVMVVATLAAYSLYRMRWPTWVLHSLLGWSVIFHMVPPITLAGAWFTMFRTVGLDNTHLGIILAHTTLNLPMALWMMGVFVRDVPKEMIEAAEIDGARTPEILWHVIIPIVRPGLAATGILSFIFSWNEFAVALTLTQRKTATVPLGIGKYAQENTIAFTEMAAASTLSIIPAILLLLFAQRFIVRGLTSGAVK
- a CDS encoding sulfatase, which encodes MKTVFVLFDSLNRHLLSPYGGTRFPTPNFDRLAKKSVTFDKHYVGSLPCMPARRDMLTGRLNFLHRSWGPMEPFDNAFPEIISRESDTYTHLITDHFHYWEDGGATYHNRYNSYDFIRGQEGDPWKALVQPHWERLREKYHEHNFSTDRGSYKAQNVINREFIREEADFPSVQVFDAGLEFIDQNWRDDNWFLQIETFDPHEPFHAPSRFKDQFKTDYQGPVLDWPRYGRVDELPEECEELRANYYATVALCDDLLGRLLDEFDAKNMWEDTALVVTTDHGFLLGEHDFWAKNRMNIYEEIAHIPLFVHDPRRSAKDGSRCGKITQTADLAATFIDLNGASKPKEMQANSLLPLIDGEASQRHAALYGYFGGAVNVTDGRYTYHRYPPDLSKQTLNQYTLMPTHIFDFFSPAELADAKLEPALSFTKGAPLLKVPVTNRSPMYDVYGPGALLENTTRLYDLETDPGQQNPLDDDQLEVQLANLMSQLMHQADAPSEAFERLSLDMVPDAVGETVAE
- a CDS encoding DUF4432 family protein; this encodes MSTPNRAMFPRSLTGDPRQVASVRRVTLDDGVERGNRALVFSTGGGLDFWILSDRSLDIGPLWFRGMPVAWQHPSGYMAPALHQRHGDEQTGLERALSGFLVTCGAEHTRQPADGNVLHGNLPLTPARVTQYGENWQHDSPILFCEGEVTIAHLAKSSYRLIRRIEAPIGGTSLKIKDTFENIGLEAFELSLLYHFNFGFPALGDATTIDVNGENWLRRSLPTTSGPALEPTFDCRRVEEHGDINVIVRRPQSEHWPGFQARFETSAQQLPFMQIWSDPRPNRNIIAVEPANSERRADGTSGTGATLETGGTWTNQIEIEFSDPA
- a CDS encoding ABC transporter ATP-binding protein → MANVSLKNVRKLFGSVTVIPDISLDINDGEFVVLVGPSGCGKSTLLRMIAGLEPISSGEVSIGGKVVNDAPARDRGISMVFQSYALYPHMTSEENMNFSLRLKGEHSDGQKQKVGRASDVLGLSKLLDRFPRQLSGGQRQRVAMGRAIVREPEVFLFDEPLSNLDATLRVKMRAEIKELHQRLATTTIYVTHDQIEAMTLADRIVVLRDGHIEQIGSPLELYDNPVNQFVGSFLGSPAMNFLDANRQASATDPLHFSDGDTLMVDDLSHVAPGPLQLGIRPESFSIVSEPSDHSIHAEIVVVEPTGAQTQLVMRKGGNELTATFGDRLNVKPGESIHLQVNQNRLHMFDHATGSRLS